DNA from SAR86 cluster bacterium:
ACCTGTTTGCAGTAATTCAAGGGATTCTTCTACCCAGGGAGGTAAAATTCTAAATTTCTCAAGTAGTCGAATAACCTTCCTGATTCCAAAAATTAGATTTCTTTTTTGTTCACAGATTGGCCAAGCTGGTTTTTTTGAAGGCGCAGAAGTAAGAATTTTAAACCCTACTCTTTCTAAGGCAGCGCAAACGTCTGCCGGATACATTGACTGTGTAGCTGCTAGAGTTGGCAAGTATGTTTTATGCAAAGCAACATGCTCTTGGTTATTCCAGTCAAAATATGGTGAAAGTAAATATTCTGAACAGGCATATCTAGAGCCGGGTTTCAACACTCTATACATTTCTCTAGCGAAATCATCAAGCTCTTCTTTCTTAAAAAAAGGCCAGACAGCTTGTACTGAAAAACAGCCATCAAATGACTCTGAGTCATAAGCCAAAGGTTCATGATGATCCCCAACTTTAAAATCAAGTCTGTCGCTCATATTCGTTTCTGCAGCCCAGTTAATAGCATTTTCTATTTGATTGGGGTCAATATTGTAACCAGATACTTTTCCGCCTGATAAAGTTGCAAGATAATGCGCTATTCGACCTCTACCACAGCCCATATCTAAAAGATGCGATGATTTTGAATTACGAAGATTTAATTCCTGAAGTAAGGCCTGTTCACAGATGAGTTGATTGTCATATAGGCCTTTAGAATCATTGAACTGAGGTGGAATGTATAGCTTCTCTAAATCAAAAACAGACAGCATATTATTTAAGACTTTATAATATGCAGCAACTGCTTTTGTCTCATCCGCGGTTTTAGTTTCCTCTCCAGCTTGCATGCTTTGAAAAAACTTATATGCATCAATGCAGCCTTGCTTATCTTCATCTGATAAAGTTGCTAGCCTTTTTAAACCTATAAAAGAAGTTTTGATTCTGTACAAGTTCATGCAATAAATCATACACTGAAAAAATAACCGTGTATAAAACTATAAAATTTAAAATGGTCTATATTTTTTGCTTCACTGAGAATAGTTTTAATTTTATCCAAGTCAAGGTGCTTTATATCTATTAAAATGTCATAGCCACAGTATCTAGAGAACTTTTTTATGAATTTAGCTTATCACTCATAGGATTGATGAAAAGATAAATAGATGTAAACTCTCAAATATGGATAGCTAGGAAAAAAACGATATAAAAAAGAAACAGGACGTCTCTATTTCAAAAACAT
Protein-coding regions in this window:
- a CDS encoding class I SAM-dependent methyltransferase; amino-acid sequence: MNLYRIKTSFIGLKRLATLSDEDKQGCIDAYKFFQSMQAGEETKTADETKAVAAYYKVLNNMLSVFDLEKLYIPPQFNDSKGLYDNQLICEQALLQELNLRNSKSSHLLDMGCGRGRIAHYLATLSGGKVSGYNIDPNQIENAINWAAETNMSDRLDFKVGDHHEPLAYDSESFDGCFSVQAVWPFFKKEELDDFAREMYRVLKPGSRYACSEYLLSPYFDWNNQEHVALHKTYLPTLAATQSMYPADVCAALERVGFKILTSAPSKKPAWPICEQKRNLIFGIRKVIRLLEKFRILPPWVEESLELLQTGGQAWTDAEKAKIADLNWRIVAEKPAV